One stretch of Leptospira mtsangambouensis DNA includes these proteins:
- a CDS encoding EAL domain-containing protein — protein sequence MQTLESMQVNHYVPLFQPIFSVEEQTVVAYESLGRKRDESGNLVSIPEFSDPHVSALRMSLIDRQLLGLALTKIQTTNDLLFVNMSPDQVILEYEESRSNTLPISDLVNSYGIPLNRIVIEITEKSGSYGTDVLAAGVELLREQGFGIALDDVGSESSNLERLGAIKPDIIKIDLNLLKKSIEKREYQSILEYLKQISLSIGSQLLFEGIETEEELYRAISSGASLLQGYFLGRPSDLAHDKQGICDTVVPHLQLYHEKKRKEVASEIEFEKQIKSKLNTINLKTIKLDNRVIIDPNSFFKIDTHVKRVYVTDWLGTQVSPYYERTSEMGFNENLLLIQKNWSYMPFFYKHVKQVFRDSENWQVSDPYWDKELKKNVIVFSRVNEMGYSFFVDLALD from the coding sequence ATGCAGACTTTAGAATCTATGCAAGTGAATCATTATGTCCCTTTATTCCAACCGATCTTTTCCGTTGAGGAACAGACGGTGGTCGCATATGAATCCCTCGGTCGGAAACGAGATGAAAGTGGGAATTTGGTTTCGATTCCTGAATTCAGCGACCCACATGTTTCGGCCCTTCGGATGAGTTTGATTGATAGGCAATTGCTTGGACTTGCCCTGACAAAAATTCAGACAACGAATGATTTACTCTTTGTCAATATGTCTCCGGACCAAGTGATTTTGGAATATGAAGAAAGCCGTTCTAATACCTTACCCATTTCAGATTTGGTCAATAGTTATGGGATTCCGTTAAATCGAATCGTCATTGAGATTACAGAAAAGTCGGGAAGTTATGGAACTGATGTTTTGGCAGCAGGGGTTGAACTTTTACGAGAACAGGGTTTTGGAATTGCATTGGATGATGTTGGTTCTGAATCTTCCAACTTAGAGCGATTAGGTGCTATTAAACCCGATATCATAAAAATTGATTTGAATTTATTAAAAAAATCAATCGAGAAAAGAGAATACCAATCGATCTTAGAATATTTAAAACAAATTTCGTTGAGCATTGGATCTCAATTACTCTTTGAAGGAATTGAAACAGAAGAAGAGTTGTATCGAGCAATTAGTTCTGGAGCAAGTCTTTTGCAGGGATATTTTTTAGGTAGGCCTTCTGATTTAGCTCATGATAAACAAGGTATTTGTGATACAGTTGTACCTCATCTACAATTGTATCATGAAAAAAAACGTAAGGAAGTTGCGAGTGAGATTGAATTTGAAAAACAAATCAAATCGAAATTAAATACTATCAATTTAAAAACAATAAAATTGGATAATCGAGTCATCATTGACCCTAATTCTTTTTTTAAAATTGATACTCATGTAAAAAGAGTTTATGTGACAGATTGGTTGGGCACTCAAGTGTCTCCGTATTATGAACGTACAAGTGAAATGGGATTTAACGAAAACCTTTTGTTAATTCAGAAAAACTGGTCTTATATGCCTTTTTTTTATAAACATGTGAAACAAGTATTTCGTGATTCAGAGAATTGGCAAGTGAGTGATCCGTATTGGGACAAGGAA